A region of the Myxococcus stipitatus DSM 14675 genome:
ACGTTCTCCGTTTATCAAGGGCTCACACATGCCCTCGTCCGACACGCCCCCGCTCGTCGAGATTCGCGATGTCACCAAGTCCTACGCGGAGGGCGACACCTCGCGAGAGGTCCTCTCCGGGGTGAAGCTGGAGCTGCGCCGGGGTGAGTTCGTGGTGCTGCTGGGCCGCAGCGGCTCCGGCAAGTCCACGCTGCTCAACCTCATCAGCGGCATCGACCTGCCCACGCGCGGCGAGGTGCTCATCGACGGGAAGAGCCTGGGCACGATGAGCGAGCGCGAGCGCACGCTGCTGCGCCGCGAGCGCGTGGGGTTCATCTTCCAGGCCTTCAACCTGCTGCCCACGTTGACGGTGGAGGAGAACGTGCGGCTGCCGGTGGAGCTCAACGGCCACGCGGCCTCGGAGGCGGG
Encoded here:
- a CDS encoding ABC transporter ATP-binding protein, whose product is MPSSDTPPLVEIRDVTKSYAEGDTSREVLSGVKLELRRGEFVVLLGRSGSGKSTLLNLISGIDLPTRGEVLIDGKSLGTMSERERTLLRRERVGFIFQAFNLLPTLTVEENVRLPVELNGHAASEAGARARELLERVGLAARAGSFPDRLSGGEQQRVAVARALAHAPPLLLADEPTGNLDEATGRQVLDLLEGLTRQGNACALVVTHEPGLMARADRVLEMTNGRLVEREAPKRTPR